One window of Colias croceus chromosome 6, ilColCroc2.1 genomic DNA carries:
- the LOC123692799 gene encoding translation initiation factor eIF-2B subunit gamma, which yields MHKILEFQAVVLAAGRGSRMPDVGGTVSKCLLPIGPYPLLWYSLNLLERVGFQETMVLVLDEDKSSILGALEKCPLKIKYELIVIPADEDWGTANSLKHISSRVTTDLVVISGDLITNVNLNDVLNLYRKHDSVLASLFFNNGPEEWIELPGIKTKAKPDRDLVCIDKETERLCFLASASDFEENVSIPRLLLKKFSSISMYSRLLDAHVYVMKKWVINYLVDMDKFTSLKGELIPHIVKKQLSKPKNPLEKKGTSEKQVELNKDIFDYALDYGYENKIRQMSAYNDHKLGSKGVYYNDAIKCYAHIPDKSTFGMRVNTLSAFYLSNSKILSRWEEITGSPLTDRIHPNSDVKTKQIDETSTVGEKSFISEKTSIKCTFIGSNCTIENKVRLTNCILMNNVTIKEGSVLQDCVVYTGATIDTNCAMQYCIIGPHHVLPSAVKGNHQLYAETTDNMITLG from the exons ATGCATAAGATTCTGGAGTTTCAAGCTGTTGTTTTAGCAGCAGGAAGAGGTTCTCGCATGCCTGATGTTGGTGGGACGGTTTCAAAATGCCTCCTTCCTATCGGCCCTTATCCATTACTATGGTATTCATTGAATTTACTTGAAAGAGTTGGATTTCAAG aaaCTATGGTATTGGTACTTGATGAAGATAAGTCCAGTATTTTAGGTGCTTTAGAAAAATGCCCGTTGAAAATCAAATATGAACTCATAGTGATACCTGCGGATGAAGATTGGGGTACTGCTAACTCATTAAAACACATCAGCAGCAGAGTGACCACAGACTTGGTTGTTATTTCTGGTGATTTAATAACTAATGTCAATCTAAATGATGTCTTGAACCTTTACAGGAAACATGACAGTGTTCTTGCATCATTATTCTTCAATAATGGACCTGAAGAATGGATTGAGTTGCCaggaattaaaacaaaagctaAACCAGATAGAGACCTTGTCTGTATAGATAAAGAAACAGAAAGATTATGCTTTTTAGCGAGTGCGAGTGATTTTGAAGAGAATGTTTCCATTCCTAGATTACTTCTAAAGAAGTTTAGCTCTATAAGCATGTACAGTAGATTATTGGATGCTCATGTGTATGTTATGAAAAAGTGGGTTATAAACTACCTTGTTGATATGGATAAGTTTACATCATTGAAAGGGGAGCTGATACCACACATTGTGAAGAAACAATTATCAAAGCCTAAAAACCCTCTAGAAAAAAAGGGGACATCGGAAAAACAGGTGGAATTGAACAAAGATATATTTGATTATGCTCTGGACTAtggttatgaaaataaaataaggcAGATGTCAGCATACAATGATCATAAACTCGGTAGCAAAGGTGTTTATTACAATGatgcaataaagtgttatgCTCATATTCCTGACAAGAGTACTTTTGGGATGCGAGTCAATACTTTATCAGCTTTTTATCTATCTAATAGCAAG ATACTATCAAGATGggaagaaataactggttcgCCGCTCACTGACAGAATACATCCAAATAGTGATGTAAAGACCAAGCAGATTGATGAAACAAGTACTGTCGGTGAAAAAAGTTTCATCAGTGAAAAAACATCAATTAAATGTACCTTCATTGGATCTAATTGTACAATAGAGAATAAAGTCAGATTAACTAACTgtatattaatgaataatgtaactattaaagaagg gagCGTACTTCAGGACTGCGTTGTATACACAGGAGCAACGATTGACACAAACTGTGCGATGCAATATTGCATTATCGGCCCCCACCATGTCTTACCTTCAGCTGTCAAAGGAAACCACCAGCTGTATGCAGAAACAACTGATAATATGATAACACTtggataa